A window of Hevea brasiliensis isolate MT/VB/25A 57/8 chromosome 14, ASM3005281v1, whole genome shotgun sequence contains these coding sequences:
- the LOC110670572 gene encoding putative disease resistance RPP13-like protein 1 isoform X1 produces the protein MTAAIETAAVSAFIRLLFEKIGNIAFSKLPKFPSEKEVFANINKWKKTLTDIHDVLEDAQEKQLTKKSVKTWLEDLRDLAYDVEDILDEFATEILQRQLKEESQASSSKLGKISHAVGTTINPLAVMFNSKMMSKMKKITTRFQEMVDQQNDLDLIKRVGGTSSTFSKVCVRPPSTCVQHEPRVYGRDEDKRKIIDLISSIEASDVKVGVIPIVGMGGVGKTTLARLVYNDELSQQNFHLKAWVCVSDEFDILRITKSILESITLQSCDLKELNQVQLQLHQWLAGKKFLIVLDDIWNNNFDDWNTLCSPLVYGAPGSTVIVTTRDMSIARMMKTIQSYNLNCISNEDCWSLFLDHAFHSRSVPVADPNLQVIREKVINKCCGLPLAARTLGGLLRSKPREDWENVMNSKIWYLQGDNNDILPVLRLSYYHLPSHLKRCFAYCAIFPKDYVFGKKQLALLWMAEGLIEQRDDQLMEDVGEEYFQDLCSRSLFQASSTSGFVMHDLVNDLARVVAGNTYFRLEDEFTARMQEKARHSSYIPAIFDRCERFEPFKKMKHMRTFLPLSLSYRKCYLANCIPSYLLSKLPCLRVLSFNHYNITELPDSIGDLKHLRYLDLSYTPIRTLPETTTSLCNLQTMLLKRCECLKKLPSKIQNLINLRHLDMRHTFVEGMPLGIEELKSVCTLSDFVVGKGNKVSITALMNLKFLQGALRISSLENLTNASNVVGAILMDKERIDKVVMKWGFRNTRNASHDRVVLEKMKPHGNLKELTVRGYGGTEFPSWVGDPLFCNLVHLKLWNCTKCTTLPQLGLLCSLKDLFIKGLPNVKAVGREFYGESMSNSNPFPALETLHFYWMSEWEEWNFCGYEFSHLRELSIVRCPKLFGKLPSHLPSLQKLEIRQCTQLVVSFQSLPVIYHLVIYGCRKVNLGGGLSSANLMIIRDVESFLFPLNEFFQNLRKVQKLTVVGSYVSDYDYPHPSLPHWVLFENEEFSQKGIAENEELLRKGVVDCEIKILELRGCKSLEKLQPWLHSFKSLRKLYIECCPKLISLPDAVIYSSLCLKELKIFSCESLISIGRHQLPPTLERLEISRCHKLQRLLDVGEACSSSRVTDEGSISCNTNSPNLQHLKIGGCRSLTFLGELPASLKHLVINYSIFDSGRVGAILESIIERFNNNTSLESIEIGYLPYLKSLPENLHMLTNLHHISIVHCPSIVSFPQGGLPTVHLKSLRVEDCEKLEALPDNMYNLTSLQEFTIKKCPSAASFPQGGLPTAHLKKLIVESCDKLAALPDNMHNLMSLPELTIKNCPGIASFPEEGFPTNLTSLCIHKVEIYTPLFNWGLHRLTSLQNLSIAGRCPGVVSFPQDEIDMKLPTSLTSLTIEGLQDLIYLSNKGFRSLTSLEYLRIERCPKLAYFPKNGLPPSLLQLHIHQCPLLQQRCQKGKGQHWPELACIPEVIFNCYKDSDKEEEELRF, from the exons ATGACTGCCGCCATTGAAACAGCTGCTGTATCAGCTTTTATCCGCTTACTTTTTGAGAAGATTGGAAACATTGCCTTCTCTAAACTGCCCAAGTTTCCTAGTGAAAAGGAAGTCTTCGCCAATATTAACAAGTGGAAGAAAACGTTGACCGACATTCATGATGTGCTTGAAGATGCACAGGAGAAGCAGCTGACTAAAAAGTCGGTGAAGACGTGGCTGGAGGACCTCAGGGATTTGGCTTATGATGTAGAGGACATCTTGGATGAGTTTGCCACTGAAATTTTGCAACGCCAACTGAAGGAAGAATCTCAAGCCAGCTCAAGTAAACTCGGGAAAATCTCTCATGCTGTTGGGACAACCATCAATCCGCTAGCTGTCATGTTCAATTCAAAGATGATGTCCAAGATGAAGAAGATCACCACTAGATTTCAGGAGATGGTAGACCAGCAAAACGACTTGGATTTGATAAAACGAGTTGGAGGGACGTCCTCTACCTTTAGCAAGGTATGTGTGCGACCACCCAGTACTTGCGTTCAACATGAACCTAGAGTGTATGGCAGAGACGAAGATAAAAGAAAGATAATTGATTTGATTTCGAGCATTGAAGCTAGTGATGTGAAAGTTGGAGTAATACCCATTGTTGGGATGGGTGGGGTGGGTAAAACAACACTTGCCCGGCTTGTCTACAATGACGAGTTATCACAACAAAATTTTCATCTAAAAGCGTGGGTTTGTGTGTCTGATGAGTTTGACATTTTGAGAATAACAAAGAGCATTCTTGAGTCAATCACTTTGCAGTCTTGTGATCTAAAGGAGCTCAATCAAGTTCAACTCCAACTGCATCAGTGGCTAGCAGGAAAGAAGTTTTTGATTGTTTTGGATGATATCTGGAACAATAATTTTGATGATTGGAACACTCTGTGTTCTCCACTTGTGTATGGAGCTCCAGGAAGTACAGTGATTGTGACAACACGTGATATGTCTATTGCACGAATGATGAAAACAATTCAATCTTACAATTTGAATTGTATTTCAAATGAAGATTGCTGGTCATTGTTTCTTGACCATGCTTTTCATAGCCGAAGTGTTCCAGTTGCTGATCCAAATTTGCAAGTCATTCGCGAAAAAGTCATAAACAAGTGTTGTGGCTTGCCTTTGGCAGCAAGGACTTTGGGTGGCCTTCTACGCTCAAAACCAAGGGAGGATTGGGAAAATGTAATGAATAGCAAAATCTGGTATTTGCAAGGTGACAACAATGACATTCTTCCTGTGTTAAGATTAAGTTACTATCACCTCCCTTCACATTTAAAGAGATGTTTCGCTTATTGTGCAATATTTCCCAAGGATTATGTGTTTGGAAAGAAGCAACTAGCGCTTCTATGGATGGCAGAAGGTTTAATTGAGCAACGAGACGATCAGCTTATGGAGGATGTGGGTGAAGAGTATTTTCAAGACCTATGTTCTAGATCGCTTTTTCAAGCTTCAAGCACTAGTGGATTTGTAATGCATGACCTCGTGAATGATCTAGCTCGAGTGGTTGCTGGAAATACTTATTTTAGATTGGAGGATGAATTTACTGCAAGAATGCAAGAAAAAGCTCGCCACTCTTCTTACATTCCTGCCATCTTTGATCGCTGTGAAAGATTTGAGCCGTTTAAAAAGATGAAGCATATGCGAACTTTTCTACCCTTATCGCTAAGCTATCGAAAGTGCTACTTAGCAAATTGCATTCCTTCTTATTTGTTATCAAAGTTGCCATGCTTAAGGGTTCTGTCCTTCAATCATTATAATATCACTGAGCTGCCAGATTCAATAGGTGACTTGAAGCATCTTAGGTATCTTGACCTTTCATACACCCCTATTAGAACATTACCTGAGACAACAACCTCTCTTTGCAACTTACAAACTATGCTACTGAAAAGATGCGAGTGTCTCAAGAAATTGCCTTCAAAAATACAGAATCTGATCAACCTGCGACATCTTGATATGCGACACACATTTGTTGAAGGGATGCCATTGGGAATAGAAGAATTGAAAAGTGTTTGTACATTGTCTGATTTTGTTGTAGGGAAAGGTAATAAAGTCAGTATAACAGCTTTGatgaatttaaaatttcttcaAGGGGCACTCCGCATTTCAAGTTTGGAGAATCTGACTAATGCTTCAAATGTAGTGGGAGCCATCTTAATGGACAAGGAGAGAATAGACAAGGTGGTGATGAAATGGGGATTTCGAAATACACGAAATGCAAGTCATGATAGAGTTGTACTAGAGAAGATGAAACCACATGGAAATTTGAAAGAGCTCACTGTAAGGGGTTATGGTGGTACCGAATTCCCATCATGGGTTGGGGATCCTTTATTTTGTAATCTGGTGCACCTAAAGTTGTGGAATTGCACAAAATGCACAACCTTGCCTCAACTTGGGCTGCTTTGCTCTCTCAAGGACTTGTTTATCAAAGGGCTTCCCAATGTAAAAGCAGTTGGTCGTGAGTTTTATGGGGAGAGTATGAGTAACTCAAATCCTTTTCCAGCTCTTGAGACTCTGCACTTCTACTGGATGAGTGAATGGGAAGAGTGGAATTTTTGTGGATATGAATTCTCTCATCTACGTGAGCTTTCCATTGTTAGGTGTCCCAAACTGTTCGGAAAATTACCCAGCCATTTGCCTTCATTGCAAAAGCTTGAGATTAGACAATGTACGCAATTGGTGGTTTCATTTCAAAGCCTTCCGGTGATATATCACTTGGTAATCTATGGTTGCAGAAAGGTTAATTTGGGTGGAGGCTTAAGCTCGGCAAACCTCATGATAATTCGTGATGTAGAATCATTTTTATTTCCATTGAATGAGTTTTTTCAAAACCTAAGAAAGGTACAAAAGTTGACTGTTGTTGGTTCTTATGTTTCAGATTACGATTACCCACATCCCTCTCTTCCACATTGGGTGCTATTTGAAAATGAAGAGTTTTCGCAAAAGGGCATCGCTGAAAATGAAGAGTTGTTGCGAAAGGGTGTTGTTGAttgtgaaattaaaattttggaattaAGAGGTTGTAAAAGCCTTGAGAAACTACAGCCATGGCTTCACAGCTTTAAGTCTCTGAGAAAGCTATATATTGAATGCTGCCCAAAACTTATTTCTTTGCCGGATGCAGTGATTTACAGCAGTTTGTGTCTTAAGGAGTTGAAAATTTTTAGTTGTGAATCTCTGATTTCTATTGGAAGACACCAGCTACCTCCAACTCTAGAAAGGCTAGAGATAAGTCGTTGCCACAAGTTGCAGAGGCTGCTGGATGTGGGAGAGGCTTGTTCATCTTCTAGGGTTACAGATGAGGGAAGTATCAGCTGCAACACTAACTCTCCTAATCTTCAGCATTTGAAAATTGGTGGCTGCCGCTCTCTTACATTCTTAGGGGAGTTACCTGCTTCCCTCAAACATCTGGTTATCAACTATTCCATATTTGACAGTGGAAGAGTAGGTGCAATTTTAGAGTCAATAATTGAAAGGTTCAACAACAACACATCTCTTGAATCTATTGAAATTGGATATCTTCCTTATCTTAAATCCTTACCCGAGAACTTGCACATGCTCACCAATCTCCACCACATTTCAATAGTTCACTGTCCAAGTATTGTTTCTTTCCCGCAAGGAGGGTTGCCTACAGTTCATTTGAAAAGCCTTAGAGTTGAGGACTGCGAGAAACTCGAGGCCCTTCCTGATAACATGTACAATCTCACATCTCTTCAAGAATTCACTATAAAGAAATGTCCAAGTGCTGCTTCTTTCCCTCAGGGAGGGTTGCCCACCGCCCATCTGAAAAAACTTATAGTTGAATCCTGTGACAAACTTGCGGCCCTTCCTGATAACATGCACAATCTCATGTCTCTCCCAGAATTGACTATAAAGAATTGCCCAGGCATTGCATCCTTTCCAGAAGAAGGCTTCCCCACCAACTTGACATCACTTTGTATTCATAAGGTCGAGATCTATACCCCTCTGTTTAATTGGGGTTTGCACAGGCTCacttctctccagaacctcagtATTGCAGGCAGATGTCCTGGTGTGGTGTCCTTTCCACAGGATGAGATAGATATGAAGTTGCCTACCTCTCTTACCAGCCTTACCATTGAAGGATTGCAAGACCTGATATACCTTTCTAACAAAGGTTTCCGAAGCCTCACGTCACTTGAATATTTGAGGATTGAGAGATGCCCTAAGCTTGCCTACTTTCCAAAGAATGGCCTGCCTCCCTCTCTTCTGCAATTGCATATCCACCAGTGCCCTCTGCTTCAACAAAGGTGCCAGAAGGGTAAAGGGCAGCACTGGCCAGAATTAGCCTGCATTCCAGAAGTGATATTCAATTGTTATAAAG ATAGTGATAAGGAAGAGGAAGAATTAAGGTTTTAA
- the LOC110670572 gene encoding putative disease resistance RPP13-like protein 1 isoform X2 produces MTAAIETAAVSAFIRLLFEKIGNIAFSKLPKFPSEKEVFANINKWKKTLTDIHDVLEDAQEKQLTKKSVKTWLEDLRDLAYDVEDILDEFATEILQRQLKEESQASSSKLGKISHAVGTTINPLAVMFNSKMMSKMKKITTRFQEMVDQQNDLDLIKRVGGTSSTFSKVCVRPPSTCVQHEPRVYGRDEDKRKIIDLISSIEASDVKVGVIPIVGMGGVGKTTLARLVYNDELSQQNFHLKAWVCVSDEFDILRITKSILESITLQSCDLKELNQVQLQLHQWLAGKKFLIVLDDIWNNNFDDWNTLCSPLVYGAPGSTVIVTTRDMSIARMMKTIQSYNLNCISNEDCWSLFLDHAFHSRSVPVADPNLQVIREKVINKCCGLPLAARTLGGLLRSKPREDWENVMNSKIWYLQGDNNDILPVLRLSYYHLPSHLKRCFAYCAIFPKDYVFGKKQLALLWMAEGLIEQRDDQLMEDVGEEYFQDLCSRSLFQASSTSGFVMHDLVNDLARVVAGNTYFRLEDEFTARMQEKARHSSYIPAIFDRCERFEPFKKMKHMRTFLPLSLSYRKCYLANCIPSYLLSKLPCLRVLSFNHYNITELPDSIGDLKHLRYLDLSYTPIRTLPETTTSLCNLQTMLLKRCECLKKLPSKIQNLINLRHLDMRHTFVEGMPLGIEELKSVCTLSDFVVGKGNKVSITALMNLKFLQGALRISSLENLTNASNVVGAILMDKERIDKVVMKWGFRNTRNASHDRVVLEKMKPHGNLKELTVRGYGGTEFPSWVGDPLFCNLVHLKLWNCTKCTTLPQLGLLCSLKDLFIKGLPNVKAVGREFYGESMSNSNPFPALETLHFYWMSEWEEWNFCGYEFSHLRELSIVRCPKLFGKLPSHLPSLQKLEIRQCTQLVVSFQSLPVIYHLVIYGCRKVNLGGGLSSANLMIIRDVESFLFPLNEFFQNLRKVQKLTVVGSYVSDYDYPHPSLPHWVLFENEEFSQKGIAENEELLRKGVVDCEIKILELRGCKSLEKLQPWLHSFKSLRKLYIECCPKLISLPDAVIYSSLCLKELKIFSCESLISIGRHQLPPTLERLEISRCHKLQRLLDVGEACSSSRVTDEGSISCNTNSPNLQHLKIGGCRSLTFLGELPASLKHLVINYSIFDSGRVGAILESIIERFNNNTSLESIEIGYLPYLKSLPENLHMLTNLHHISIVHCPSIVSFPQGGLPTVHLKSLRVEDCEKLEALPDNMYNLTSLQEFTIKKCPSAASFPQGGLPTAHLKKLIVESCDKLAALPDNMHNLMSLPELTIKNCPGIASFPEEGFPTNLTSLCIHKVEIYTPLFNWGLHRLTSLQNLSIAGRCPGVVSFPQDEIDMKLPTSLTSLTIEGLQDLIYLSNKGFRSLTSLEYLRIERCPKLAYFPKNGLPPSLLQLHIHQCPLLQQRCQKGKGQHWPELACIPEVIFNCYKV; encoded by the exons ATGACTGCCGCCATTGAAACAGCTGCTGTATCAGCTTTTATCCGCTTACTTTTTGAGAAGATTGGAAACATTGCCTTCTCTAAACTGCCCAAGTTTCCTAGTGAAAAGGAAGTCTTCGCCAATATTAACAAGTGGAAGAAAACGTTGACCGACATTCATGATGTGCTTGAAGATGCACAGGAGAAGCAGCTGACTAAAAAGTCGGTGAAGACGTGGCTGGAGGACCTCAGGGATTTGGCTTATGATGTAGAGGACATCTTGGATGAGTTTGCCACTGAAATTTTGCAACGCCAACTGAAGGAAGAATCTCAAGCCAGCTCAAGTAAACTCGGGAAAATCTCTCATGCTGTTGGGACAACCATCAATCCGCTAGCTGTCATGTTCAATTCAAAGATGATGTCCAAGATGAAGAAGATCACCACTAGATTTCAGGAGATGGTAGACCAGCAAAACGACTTGGATTTGATAAAACGAGTTGGAGGGACGTCCTCTACCTTTAGCAAGGTATGTGTGCGACCACCCAGTACTTGCGTTCAACATGAACCTAGAGTGTATGGCAGAGACGAAGATAAAAGAAAGATAATTGATTTGATTTCGAGCATTGAAGCTAGTGATGTGAAAGTTGGAGTAATACCCATTGTTGGGATGGGTGGGGTGGGTAAAACAACACTTGCCCGGCTTGTCTACAATGACGAGTTATCACAACAAAATTTTCATCTAAAAGCGTGGGTTTGTGTGTCTGATGAGTTTGACATTTTGAGAATAACAAAGAGCATTCTTGAGTCAATCACTTTGCAGTCTTGTGATCTAAAGGAGCTCAATCAAGTTCAACTCCAACTGCATCAGTGGCTAGCAGGAAAGAAGTTTTTGATTGTTTTGGATGATATCTGGAACAATAATTTTGATGATTGGAACACTCTGTGTTCTCCACTTGTGTATGGAGCTCCAGGAAGTACAGTGATTGTGACAACACGTGATATGTCTATTGCACGAATGATGAAAACAATTCAATCTTACAATTTGAATTGTATTTCAAATGAAGATTGCTGGTCATTGTTTCTTGACCATGCTTTTCATAGCCGAAGTGTTCCAGTTGCTGATCCAAATTTGCAAGTCATTCGCGAAAAAGTCATAAACAAGTGTTGTGGCTTGCCTTTGGCAGCAAGGACTTTGGGTGGCCTTCTACGCTCAAAACCAAGGGAGGATTGGGAAAATGTAATGAATAGCAAAATCTGGTATTTGCAAGGTGACAACAATGACATTCTTCCTGTGTTAAGATTAAGTTACTATCACCTCCCTTCACATTTAAAGAGATGTTTCGCTTATTGTGCAATATTTCCCAAGGATTATGTGTTTGGAAAGAAGCAACTAGCGCTTCTATGGATGGCAGAAGGTTTAATTGAGCAACGAGACGATCAGCTTATGGAGGATGTGGGTGAAGAGTATTTTCAAGACCTATGTTCTAGATCGCTTTTTCAAGCTTCAAGCACTAGTGGATTTGTAATGCATGACCTCGTGAATGATCTAGCTCGAGTGGTTGCTGGAAATACTTATTTTAGATTGGAGGATGAATTTACTGCAAGAATGCAAGAAAAAGCTCGCCACTCTTCTTACATTCCTGCCATCTTTGATCGCTGTGAAAGATTTGAGCCGTTTAAAAAGATGAAGCATATGCGAACTTTTCTACCCTTATCGCTAAGCTATCGAAAGTGCTACTTAGCAAATTGCATTCCTTCTTATTTGTTATCAAAGTTGCCATGCTTAAGGGTTCTGTCCTTCAATCATTATAATATCACTGAGCTGCCAGATTCAATAGGTGACTTGAAGCATCTTAGGTATCTTGACCTTTCATACACCCCTATTAGAACATTACCTGAGACAACAACCTCTCTTTGCAACTTACAAACTATGCTACTGAAAAGATGCGAGTGTCTCAAGAAATTGCCTTCAAAAATACAGAATCTGATCAACCTGCGACATCTTGATATGCGACACACATTTGTTGAAGGGATGCCATTGGGAATAGAAGAATTGAAAAGTGTTTGTACATTGTCTGATTTTGTTGTAGGGAAAGGTAATAAAGTCAGTATAACAGCTTTGatgaatttaaaatttcttcaAGGGGCACTCCGCATTTCAAGTTTGGAGAATCTGACTAATGCTTCAAATGTAGTGGGAGCCATCTTAATGGACAAGGAGAGAATAGACAAGGTGGTGATGAAATGGGGATTTCGAAATACACGAAATGCAAGTCATGATAGAGTTGTACTAGAGAAGATGAAACCACATGGAAATTTGAAAGAGCTCACTGTAAGGGGTTATGGTGGTACCGAATTCCCATCATGGGTTGGGGATCCTTTATTTTGTAATCTGGTGCACCTAAAGTTGTGGAATTGCACAAAATGCACAACCTTGCCTCAACTTGGGCTGCTTTGCTCTCTCAAGGACTTGTTTATCAAAGGGCTTCCCAATGTAAAAGCAGTTGGTCGTGAGTTTTATGGGGAGAGTATGAGTAACTCAAATCCTTTTCCAGCTCTTGAGACTCTGCACTTCTACTGGATGAGTGAATGGGAAGAGTGGAATTTTTGTGGATATGAATTCTCTCATCTACGTGAGCTTTCCATTGTTAGGTGTCCCAAACTGTTCGGAAAATTACCCAGCCATTTGCCTTCATTGCAAAAGCTTGAGATTAGACAATGTACGCAATTGGTGGTTTCATTTCAAAGCCTTCCGGTGATATATCACTTGGTAATCTATGGTTGCAGAAAGGTTAATTTGGGTGGAGGCTTAAGCTCGGCAAACCTCATGATAATTCGTGATGTAGAATCATTTTTATTTCCATTGAATGAGTTTTTTCAAAACCTAAGAAAGGTACAAAAGTTGACTGTTGTTGGTTCTTATGTTTCAGATTACGATTACCCACATCCCTCTCTTCCACATTGGGTGCTATTTGAAAATGAAGAGTTTTCGCAAAAGGGCATCGCTGAAAATGAAGAGTTGTTGCGAAAGGGTGTTGTTGAttgtgaaattaaaattttggaattaAGAGGTTGTAAAAGCCTTGAGAAACTACAGCCATGGCTTCACAGCTTTAAGTCTCTGAGAAAGCTATATATTGAATGCTGCCCAAAACTTATTTCTTTGCCGGATGCAGTGATTTACAGCAGTTTGTGTCTTAAGGAGTTGAAAATTTTTAGTTGTGAATCTCTGATTTCTATTGGAAGACACCAGCTACCTCCAACTCTAGAAAGGCTAGAGATAAGTCGTTGCCACAAGTTGCAGAGGCTGCTGGATGTGGGAGAGGCTTGTTCATCTTCTAGGGTTACAGATGAGGGAAGTATCAGCTGCAACACTAACTCTCCTAATCTTCAGCATTTGAAAATTGGTGGCTGCCGCTCTCTTACATTCTTAGGGGAGTTACCTGCTTCCCTCAAACATCTGGTTATCAACTATTCCATATTTGACAGTGGAAGAGTAGGTGCAATTTTAGAGTCAATAATTGAAAGGTTCAACAACAACACATCTCTTGAATCTATTGAAATTGGATATCTTCCTTATCTTAAATCCTTACCCGAGAACTTGCACATGCTCACCAATCTCCACCACATTTCAATAGTTCACTGTCCAAGTATTGTTTCTTTCCCGCAAGGAGGGTTGCCTACAGTTCATTTGAAAAGCCTTAGAGTTGAGGACTGCGAGAAACTCGAGGCCCTTCCTGATAACATGTACAATCTCACATCTCTTCAAGAATTCACTATAAAGAAATGTCCAAGTGCTGCTTCTTTCCCTCAGGGAGGGTTGCCCACCGCCCATCTGAAAAAACTTATAGTTGAATCCTGTGACAAACTTGCGGCCCTTCCTGATAACATGCACAATCTCATGTCTCTCCCAGAATTGACTATAAAGAATTGCCCAGGCATTGCATCCTTTCCAGAAGAAGGCTTCCCCACCAACTTGACATCACTTTGTATTCATAAGGTCGAGATCTATACCCCTCTGTTTAATTGGGGTTTGCACAGGCTCacttctctccagaacctcagtATTGCAGGCAGATGTCCTGGTGTGGTGTCCTTTCCACAGGATGAGATAGATATGAAGTTGCCTACCTCTCTTACCAGCCTTACCATTGAAGGATTGCAAGACCTGATATACCTTTCTAACAAAGGTTTCCGAAGCCTCACGTCACTTGAATATTTGAGGATTGAGAGATGCCCTAAGCTTGCCTACTTTCCAAAGAATGGCCTGCCTCCCTCTCTTCTGCAATTGCATATCCACCAGTGCCCTCTGCTTCAACAAAGGTGCCAGAAGGGTAAAGGGCAGCACTGGCCAGAATTAGCCTGCATTCCAGAAGTGATATTCAATTGTTATAAAG TTTAG
- the LOC131173200 gene encoding putative disease resistance protein At3g14460 codes for MVVMYPIIGAVGQGTRLESIAERLDNNTSLESIEITYLQNLNSLPENLHMLSNLHHIWICQCPHLISFPQGGLPIIHLKSVTVEDCEKLETLPDNVRNLTSLQTLMIINCASFVSFPQGGLPINLETLEVESCEKLETLPNNMHYLTSLQELTMKNRPGIISFPEEGFPTNLTSLCIIKNVEICTALFNWGLHRLTSLKKLGITGRCPGVVSFPQDEIDMNLPTCLTSLTVSKDSKI; via the coding sequence ATGGTTGTCATGTATCCCATAATTGGTGCAGTTGGACAAGGTACAAGGTTAGAGTCAATAGCTGAAAGGTTGGACAACAACACATCTCTTGAATCTATTGAAATCACATATCTTCAAAATCTTAATTCTTTACCAGAGAACTTGCACATGCTCTCCAATCTCCACCATATTTGGATATGTCAATGTCCACATCTCATTTCTTTCCCTCAAGGAGGATTGCCCATCATCCATCTGAAAAGTGTCACAGTTGAAGACTGCGAGAAACTCGAGACCCTTCCTGATAACGTGCGCAATCTCACATCTCTTCAAACATTGATGATAATTAATTGCGCAAGTTTTGTCTCTTTCCCTCAGGGAGGGTTGCCCATCAATCTAGAAACACTTGAAGTTGAATCATGTGAGAAACTCGAGACCCTTCCTAATAACATGCACTATCTCACATCCCTTCAAGAATTGACAATGAAGAATCGCCCAGGCATTATATCCTTTCCAGAAGAAGGTTTCCCCACCAACCTGACTTCACTTTGTATTATCAAAAACGTCGAGATCTGCACTGCTCTGTTTAATTGGGGTTTGCACAGGCTCACCTCTCTCAAGAAGCTCGGTATTACTGGCAGATGTCCTGGTGTGGTGTCCTTTCCACAGGATGAGATAGATATGAATTTGCCTACCTGTCTCACCAGCCTTACAGTCTCGAAGGATTCGAAGATCTGA